In Amaranthus tricolor cultivar Red isolate AtriRed21 chromosome 3, ASM2621246v1, whole genome shotgun sequence, a single window of DNA contains:
- the LOC130808778 gene encoding uncharacterized protein LOC130808778, with product MKSYCWKEEKRCVKWIHKCFKDCLCNVNDVLSFSFGILSLLSWGVAEIPQIFTNFQTKSSHGVSILFLLGWVLGDILNLVGCILEPATLPTQFYTAFLYTASTVVLVLQSLYYDYFYKWLKRRHNVDHQEELEDDKEPRSPKPTDQRSSPIASTPVRAQTRRYYTSARSLAGSGTPPFRSYLTVGARSVPSALGHKDLLSYDEEETSPIPIPFMRGTTSLPRQIPRPAARGAMMATTVSLPLGSHALSEAYRGLSGRRLLSENSPQHSAVGQWLGWMMAAIYTGGRIPQIFWNMKRGSVEGLNPLMFVFALIANVAYVASILVRRPELKEIKANLPWLLDAVVCVVLDLFVTFLFVVESSSLLLRTDYLGLQ from the exons ATGAAATCGTATTGTTGGAAGGAAGAAAAAAGATGCGTGAAGTGGATTCATAAATGCTTCAAAGATTGTCTATGTAATGTGAATGATGTTTTATCGTTTTCGTTTGGTATTCTTAGTTTACTATCATGGGGTGTCGCTGAAATCCCTCAAATCTTCACCAATTTTCAAACTAAGTCTAGCCATGGCGTGTCTATTCTCTTCCTCCTTGGTTGGGTCCTCgg CGATATTTTAAATCTTGTGGGTTGCATTCTTGAGCCTGCTACA CTGCCAACTCAGTTTTATACAGCCTTT CTGTACACAGCCAGCACAGTAGTGCTCGTGTTGCAGAGCCTGTACTATGACTACTTCTACAAATGGCTGAAACGTCGTCATAATGTAGACCATCAAGAG GAGTTAGAGGACGATAAAGAACCACGAAGTCCAAAACCGACGGATCAGAGAAGTAGTCCAATTGCAAGTACGCCAGTAAGAGCCCAAACTCGAAGATATTACAC GTCAGCAAGGTCTCTAGCTGGAAGTGGCACCCCCCCTTTTAGATCTTATCTGACTGTTGGCGCCAGGAGTGTTCCATCAGCGTTAGGGCATAAGGACCTTTTATCTTACGACGAGGAAGAAACTAGCCCAATTCCAATCCCTTTCATGAGAGGTACTACTAGCCTGCCTAGACAGATTCCACGTCCG GCTGCTCGAGGAGCAATGATGGCCACGACTGTCAGCTTACCATTAGGAAGCCATGCATTATCAGAAGCTTATAGGGGCCTTTCTGGGAGGAGATTGTTAAGC GAAAATAGTCCTCAGCATAGTGCAGTTGGTCAGTGGTTGGGATGGATGATGGCAGCTATTTATACGGGTGGCCGCATTCCTCAGATCTTTTGGAAT ATGAAAAGAGGAAGTGTGGAG GGCCTTAATCCACTGATGTTTGTATTTGCACTTATCGCTAATGTCGCCTACGTTGCTAG CATATTGGTCAGACGTCCAGAATTGAAAGAAATCAAAGCTAACTTGCCTTGGTTGCTGGATGCTGTAGTATGCGTGGTGCTCGACTTATTTGTAACCTTTTTGTTTGTCGTTGAATCTTCATCTTTGCTTCTGAGGACCGACTACTTAGGACTCCAATGA